AAGGCAACATGGGAAATAAAAACGCAGACTTTTGCCTGCGTTTCAGTTGCATTTGGAATTTAACCGTGGGTTTAGTGGTCGCGGTTAATGACCATTTGTGCCAGGGCAATAAGCTCGTCTTTTGCGGCACTTTCTGGCAGAATACCAATCTGACGAACTGCCATATCGATGAGACCTTTTGCCTGCGCCCGGGCTTCCTCAAGTCGGTTGCCTTCTAGCAACTTACGCTTGACGTTATCAATAACATCATCAGCCGATGCCCCATTTTGCACCTCGAGTGAGCTGGCACTTTCTGTGGCGCTCACGAAGCCACGCCCTTGAGCAATATCAATGCCCGATGTCTTACCGAGCTGTTCCTCATCGCCAACGATATCCAGAATATCGTCAACGATTTGGAAGGCTAGACCAATATTATAGGCCGCGGAGCTCATGGCTTCGACAAATTTTTCATTGGCATCAGCCAATCGCGCGCCCATTTCGCCGGCTGCACGGAAGAGTGCAGCTGTCTTCAGGGCAATGATACGTGCGTAAGCTTCGCGCGTGAATTCATTATTCTTTACGGCTGCGGCTTGCAACGTTTCGCCTTCGACTAGGGCTGTTGCGGCGTCAGCAAGAATTTTGTTGAGTTCGCTGTATGGTGACATCAGTTGGTATACCGATGTGAATAAGAAGTCGCCAGTCAGGAGGGCAAAGGTGCGGCCCCATTTAGCGTTGACGGAGGGACGACCACGACGCAGCACGCCATGATCATTAATGTCATCGTGTACAACACTTGCTGTATGCATCAGCTCGACAGCGGCAGCCGGAGGCGCAGCAAATTTGACGTCTGTACCACCTAATGCCAGGTAACACAGCATCAGCAAACGGGGACGGATTCGTTTACCCCCAGCGCCAAGTATATGATGACTCGCATCACGCAAGACATCCACCCTGCTATTGACGATTTCCATCATCACATCTTCTACAGCTTGAACTGCAACGTCAATATTCACAGGTGTTTCACGCGAGAGAGCATCTTGTTGGGCGATCTGAGTTGTCATATAGCGTCACTGTTCTCATCTAACGTTAATTTGTAACTTTCAGAACTATCTAAATCTTATTGTACTTATTTTCAGCCCTAAGTCAACGAAAGTTAGATGCTGCTAACGGCGTACTTAGCTGGCTTTATTTTAAGATAATCATTCATTTTGATGCTTGGGAAGATGAAGATGCATTCCAACGCCGAAAATACCACGATAGATGGAAAGTTCCAAGTCGTTTTTATGAACCAATGGTTTCTGGCCTTGAAATGAATGTAGATCGTCATCTTGCGATTTTGTAAGCAAACGCCACTTAACTCAACAAAGCTGCATAAGGCATGCCGCTAGCTGACGAGGGCATTATCGTCCATATCTACCAGAGATAGGAAAAAGTAGAAGATACTACCCTGGCCCGGAATACTCTGAACGTAGATTTTTGATTGATGCAATTCCAGAATGAGCTTGACGAGGGCTAAGCCAATACCTGTGCCGCCGTATCGCCGCGTCGTTGAACCATCAATTTGATAGAAAAGTTCGAATATGTTTTTAAGCTTATTTTCGGGGATGCCGATACCATAGTCTTGGACGGCGATAAATGCACGACCGCCTTCCTGCCGCGCAATAATCTCAACTTGTTCTTTGCTAAATTTGAGCGCGTTTTCTATCAGCAAACGCATGACCGTGGTCAAACCCTGGCGGTCAGCCATGACAGGGGGCAGCTTATCATCAATCAATAGTTTGATGCGATCATCGGAGGCGATATTGCCATTCGAACGTTGCAAATTGCGGCGAGCACCTTCAACAGTATCGCGCAAGATAATGGGGGCGGGGTTATATTCCAGGCTGCTACCTAGCATGGTGATATTTTGAATGATGCTTTCCAGCCGCGAGAGGGCATTGGACGCATACGTGACAAGGCTTTCATTTTTGGCTTCTTCTGCGATTAAGGAGACCGCAGATTTTACCTGTAGGAAAGGCGTCCGCAGCTCATGAGAGACATTGCGAACAATGGCATTCTTGAGTAACTCTGTTTCGCTGCCATGTGGCTCGTCTGCTGTATTTGATTTATTAAGTTCGGCACGCCAATTTAAGAGCAAAGAAAGTTGGCGCTCAATATAGAGGGGGTGATTTGGCAAGATGGCATCAGCAACGTCGGCAATATGCCCCAGCAAGTTGGCGTATTGATCTGTTATCCATACCAATAGGGGGCGTACTTCAAGGGCCATCAGATCACTATATAGCAGGAATGTCTCAGGTGTTGGGACGCCAATAACGGCGTCCGCCGTTTGGAAGTTAGGTAATTCTTCAAACGTGTCGACAACGACGACATCGAAGTCATGCTGCTGTAGGTACAGAGTGATTTGCTCCGCCTGAGCAATATGCTCTGACACCAGCAGAATCTGTGATGTTACAGACAAGGTTATAAACTTTCTGCCTGCATCCCCACCAGAAATGAGCAGGCTCGCCATACGACAATGCCATCATAGCATAGTGCAACTTCGCGTTGAAAGTAGGATAGATTAAGGTTCATATCATAATTTGGTTGTTCTTAAGCAATACCATGCTGTCTATAATATTAAAAAGTTATATGTGTGCTAATAGTACTATATATTATCAAATTTATAGGCTATTTGCAATGACCCAGCGTTTGGCATAGTTGATTGATGTGCAGGCGATCATGTTGAGCCGTGAAATGGGCCATTTCAACCAATGTCGTTTTGCTAAAAATGCTATGTTGTGCGGGGCGCTCCCAATCTTTAGCCGTAAGAGTTTGAATAAGTTCCGTTGTTTTTTTGCGCTCTGCAAGGAAGGCTTCTGCAATGGCGTAACCGTCATCGCTGTAGATAGGAATATCTGGCCCAGGGGGTGGGGGGGCGACGATGAAGGGATTATCCTCAGCGAGGATTTGCTGCAAGCGAGCACGATGTGTGCTTTTTTCTGCTTCCAGGAGGTGGGAGAGAATTTGTAGGATGGACCACTCTCTATCAAAGGGGTGCTGCTGCCAGTAGTGATCCTCTACCTTTGCGAGCAATGCAAATAAGGCGGCTATGTTCCCGTGCCACTGGGGGATAATCATTTCAGGATGGATCGTGTGAGGGGAATAATGGGAGCGCCAATCAGATGATTGCGTCAGGCGTTGAATAGCTTCTTCAAAGGAGGGTATTTGTTCGCCATCAATGTGTAGTGTATGCAGCCCCGTTTTTTGAGCATTGAGAATGTCGTTTTCCAGATGATCCCCGATCACAAGGGCTTCATCCGGCTCTACGCCAACGCGAGCAACAACTTCTGCATAATAGGCCGGGTTTTGTTTGCTATAGTGCATATCTTCACTGCTGGTCACAAAGGCATAAGGTGCGTCAACAGGTAGTTGCCCCAACTTCATGCGTTGTTCGATTGCTACGCGCGGATAAAATGGGTTTGTAGCAATCACAATGTCTAGCGAAAAGTCGAGTAAACTGCTCAGTGCTGATGCAGCGCCTACAATTGGCTGAACGTGTGTTGCCATGACTGGCAATATGGTTTCGTAGAAGCGCATAAGCTCTAATACGGCTGCCTCTAGAGGCACACAGCCCTGGTCGGCGATGAGTTGAGCTAACCGCGTCTGATTTGTCTCTGTCCAGTATGTCGGTGCAGCCCAATTATGAATTGCTTCTTTAAATAGGGCGTTTGCATTTGTAATGCCTAATGTATCCTGAAGATATTGTTGGAAATGCTCCAGAAAAGCACGCGCAAAGGCGTGATCCGGGTTGGCGATAAGCGTGTTATCAAGGTCGACCAAAATGGCCTTAATCATCGTCCTCTTCCAGTGCTTTACGGAAGATTTCCAGGCCAGGATTGTTTTCTGTGTCGATATTTCCTATGTAAGGATCTTCGATGATTTCGCCTGTTTTGGCATCTCGTGCTTCAACATCGAGTTTGCGAGTCAGCCCCAGGAAACCACGCTTAATCGTTAGTTTGAGTTCCAGGTCAGGGTCAGCATTGGCTAGCAAAATATCTGGTACAGGGCAGCGAGAACAGTCATTAGGGTGCCAACGCTCGCTTTCAGGGTTGTCTTTGACTAATCGGCATTCCTGTATGTTACGACCACGATGAAAATCAGCGTAGTAGTAGCGACATTCTTTGCCTGCGGGTGTACGCATGGAACGATCCTTGTATAACTTGTGTTCGATACCGCGATGCGCTCTTACGCTTTCGTTGTTGAGAGCCAATGTTGTGCTGCTGCGCCCAGGTTATCCAATGGGCCTCTTTGCACGGTACATGCTGGGAGCGCCTCTAAAAATTGGCTGCCATATTTCTTATTGATGATCCGGCTGTCGAAGATGGTAACAATGCCACGATCATGCTGTGTACGGATGAGGCGTCCAAAGCCTTGCCGGAAGCGCAAAATAGCGTTCGGTACAGCATAATTATGAAATGCGTCATCATACATTTCTGACCGGGCTGCAAAAACAGGGTCTGTTGGTACAGCAAAGGGCAGTCGAACGATGACGAGTGCACTGAGGTCCTCGCCAGGTATATCAACGCCATCCCAAAAGCTGCGTGTACCCAGAAGTACGGCTTTCTCGGTCGACTTAAAGTTATCTAACAGTGATTCTCGACTGGTGCCTGTCGCCTGATCATAGACAACGATGTCACCCAGAGCGAGGCGCGCAGCAATGTTAGTCGCTGTTTCTTTAAGTTGGCTGTAGCTCGTGAAGAGCACCATCACACGACCATTGAGCGCTGTTGCCAGGTTGATGATGCCACGCTCAACCATCTTCTGATAGTTCGGACGGTTCGGCTCTGGCATATCTTCTGGAATATATATCATGGCTGACTTCTCATAGTCAAATGGTGAGCCGACCGTTGATGCCCTTAAACGCTCTGCGTGTAATCGGTCTTTCATATAGGCAAAGTCGTTGCCCGTTTGCATGGTAGCACTGGTGAGCACAATCGTTTCTTTACGTTGCCAGAGCGTCTCTTCGATGTATCGGCCAGCATGCTGGGGTGCTGTCTGGATAGCAATATAATCTGAATACTGGGCATTATGGATCCAGTAAACCGTATTATCGTCTGCATCATTGGCGAAAGCATCAATTTGATGGCGGACATCGGATAAATAGCGTGCTGTTGCTGCAACACTATTAATCTGGTCATCGATATCAATCGAACTGCTTTCCAGATCATGTAATGTGCCCAGGATATGCGTCATGGCATCTGCGATGACATCGAAGAACTCAGATAGTTGCTCCCAACGTATTTGCACCCGTGTAAACTCGCTGAGCGTGCGGCTGGATTCTGTGATGCGAATCTGCGATTTATTGTTCTGGCCTGTATCGTTCACAAAATCGGCCAACGTTTCGAAGAAGCGCGTCACGTGGACAAGCATCGCTTTTACAGCCATATCGACATTCTGCGTAAAAGCTTCTAATTTCATGACGGTCTTGTCAGGGGCAGCACCGCGTAGCTGATTGAGAATATCGCCCATCAGTCCACGATTTGCGCCACCAAGCTCCGCAAGGCGCTGTGCTAGCGTCACCTGGTCGATACGCGTGTTGAGCCCATTGGTAACGGCATCTTCTAGCTGGTGGGCTTCATCAATGATGACATGCTGGTATGGCGGCAGTGTCTGCCCATTTGCATTGAGAGCATCCGAGACGAGTAGAGCATGATTGACAACAAGTAAATCAGCGGCTTCTGCACGCTGCCGAGCCTGATGATAGGGACAGGTGCCATGCATGCTGGCGATACAGCGACGTGTTGTGCAACCTTCATCCTGCGCGCTAAGTCGTGTCCAGATGTAATTTTCGTTGCCGCGCAGGGTGATCTCGCCGCGATCTCCTGTGTTCGTTTCACTGAGCCAGACGAGCAATTTGACCATCATGCGCAGTTCGTCGATGCTTGTTGGCAATCTGCGTCGCATGGCTGCGAGCCGCCGGGGGCATAAATAGTTACCGCGGCCTTTCATGACTGCGGCGGTAAATGGCTGTTCAATCACGTCATGCAGCAGCGGAATATCTTTCTGGATGAGCTGCTCTTGCAGATTGATCGTATTGGTGGAAATGACGACGCGTTCCTTGTTTTCTGTGGCCCATAGGGCTGCTGGGACCAGATAGGCCAGTGACTTGCCTGTGCCTGTACCAGCTTCAATCATGACATGCTGCTGGTTGTTAAATGCGTCTGCAACAGAATCTGCCATCGAAACTTGTTGTTCACGGTATTCATAATTGTTGATCGTCTGAGAGAGTTTGCCCTCAGGTCCAAGAATAGAAGCGATTTCTTCTTTTGTGATGAGGGCCCGCGATGAGGGGGTTTGCGCTGCCCGGTCTGGAATGATGCTTTGCTCATTTTCTGCAAAGTCGATGGCAAATTCACCATTACCTGTTTGGGCAGTCTCCGCAGCACAGGCTTTAAAAAAGACATTTAGGTCCCAATCAATGCCGCTGCCATAGCGTGCGATCTCCTGGATCACAGAAGGGGGCAGATTCAGCGCTTTTTGCCAGAGTAACCAGTATAACTTTCCTGTCGCACGGGCATCATCCAATGCACGATGGGCATTTTCCAGGTCGATATCAAGCAGTTTTACCAGACTACCCAGATTGTAGCGTGGTAACTGTGGCATCAGGATGGAGGCAAGTTCGACTGTATCGATGGGCGAATTACCCGTAAGCATCCCATATCGGCGCATGAAACCAACGTCAAACATGGCATTGTGCGCGATGACAGGCGCGTCACCGACGAATCGCTGGAAATCTGGCAAGATCATATTCAGCGATGGGGCGTCTTTAACGTCTCGCTGATCAATACCTGTGATGTAGGTTGTTTCCTGTGGGATGGCAAACCCTGGGTTAATGAGCGTGCTGTATTCAGCGTCAATGACGCCATCGACAATACGCACTGCTCCGATTTCGATAATGGCGTCGTTTTGTATATCGAGGCCGGTCGTTTCGAGGTCAAATGCAACGAGTTCGCCTCGCATACTACAACTCCGTTTCTTGGCGGCAAACATATCGAGTATAGCATATGGTAAATAAACACACCCCTATAAGGCTATAGGGGTGGTTCTACGTCTTTAGATTAACAACCTTGTCGCTTAGCTTTCGCTTGTTGCTGTGGCTTCGACATCTTCAACTGCTTCTTCAGTGGCTTCTTCTGTCGCCGCTTCAGTTGCTTCAGCTTCTTCGGTCGCTTCTTCGGTCGCTTCTTCAGTCATTTCTTCAGTAGCGTCTTCCGTAGGGGCCTCAGTCGCTTCTTCAGTCGCTTCAGCTTCCTCGGTCACTTCTTCCTCGGTTGTATCTGTTGTATCTTCTGCTGCCTCATCTGTAGCATCTGCTTCAGTATCGGTTTCAGCGTCTGTATCGGTTGCCGGAGCGGAAGCTAAAGCTGCCTCAGATGCGGCACTAAATTCGCGCTCAAGCTGTTGGCGCAAGCCGGGTAGGACGTTACCACTCAGGCCAACATAGCCATTGGTCTGTAATGTGCTCAGATTGCTATCTTCAAAGAGCGTCCACAAAATAGATTGAACGTTGACATCAATCAGGGCGCTTTGTGATGTGACCAGATGGGTTGTGAGCGTCAGAGGATATTCACCAGCGGTGATGGTTTCTTCTGACGGGGTAATGCAACCATTGCCTGCATCAACACCAACCAACTGAATATTGGCTTGCTCATTATCCAGGACGCGCACGTAGTCGGGCCAACTCATGAAAGTGAGTGCGCCTTCGACATTGGCTGTTGCAGCAGCACGATACAGCGCGTCGGCGCTGGTTTCGGTGTCATCACGCACGGGCAGGAGGGGAGCACTGTATTGCATCATGATGTCGCCGTAGATGCTGCCCAGCGAAGGCGCGAATAAGGTCACTCCCTGGTCAGGGAAAGAAGCATCTACCTGGTTCCAATTGGTGGGCAATTCTTCGCCCGTAGCGCCCCACAACGTATTAATCTGATCTGTGGTTAGGCAGGCCGCAAATTCGTCGGCTGCATGAGCGACCAGGACTGTTGCCTGTGTGCCTAGTGGCATCGTTACCGGGACGATTTCGTTCGCTTCGCAGGCTGCATTTTGTTCATCGGAGAGTGTCGTCGTGGTAATGACGATATCGGCTTCGCCGTTGCACAAACGGCGGATGCCCGCAGCGTTGCCTTCAATCTGATAACGCACATTCAGCCCAGTTTGGGCGGATGTCAGTGTGCTCAGGGCGCTATTCACATAGCTGTAACCAGCGCCTGTACCACTAACGACCACTTCACCCGTCAAAGATGCTGGAACCTGGAAGCTGGTCTGGGCGGTGGTGAATTGGCGGCCATCTTCGCTTTCGCCAGCGATCACAGCCTGATTGATAGCTTGTGCACTTTCGGAAACAGCCACAAAACCATCTTCTGTGAGGGTATTCGCTAGGTCCTGGCTGGTGATGAGGCTCAGGAAGTCGCTGAGGTCTTCTCTGGCGGAATCCGCAACGTACAGCAGAATGGGCTGCCCATAGGTATAGGTATCAGCCTCTAAAGTCTCTGATGCGGGTGCGACACAGCCAGCCCCTGTGGAGGCGGTGTTGATATTCAACACAGAAACGCTATCACCAGCTGCGAGAGCATCTGGCAGTGAAACAACACCGAGGGCTCCTTCAGTTTCTGCAACGGAACTGAGGATCGTGGCTGTATCTGCCAGAGTTGCATCTGCACGTAAACCCGCACCGCTGATGAGAGAATCCAGGAGGGCATAGGTACGTGTCCCAGCTTCTGGCAAGTAAACGCTGAGTGCGGGGGCTTCTGGTGCTTCAGCCTCATCAGCCGCCTGCTCAACAAAGCCTGTCCAATCGCTGACACGATTTGCCGCCGATGGTGCAAGCAAAGTGTTGATGACATCTGTGGTGAGGCAGGTGGGCAAGTTGCTATCCGCATTGGTAACGACGGCCAGAATGTCGTTGGCGATTAACAACTCGCTGTACGTCACACCATTTTCTGTACAGGCTGCGTCCTCGTCACTGTTGATCGCACGGGGTACTGCGACGAGCGATGCTTCGCCATTACAAAGTGCTTGCAGCCCTGGGCCTGTCCCCGTGACGTTGACCGCAACCTCTTGTTCTGCCGCAGTGGCAAGGTCTTCTAATAATGGGAGTGCAATACCACTGCCAACGATTTCAATATTCTCTTGTGCAGTGGCTATGGTTGTTGTTAAAGTCATAAAAAGCGCTAAAGCAAAAAGCCAAGCGATTTGAGTCACTTGTTGAGCGCTGCGCGGCCAACGTGCCATTTACGTATACTCCTTAAGCAGCATAGTATAATATGATCTAATCAGGCAGTTGATTGTACCGGGGCTACAGCGAATGTAAAGTCACACTTAATAGCACCGGGCGTAAACACAGGATATAAGGTCGTGATATGAGCCATACAGAGCTTTCTGTATTTGAATTAGTGGGTGGGGAACCAACTTTCCGTGCGTTGGTGGATCATTTCTATGCGCGTGTGGAACAGGATGATGTCCTGCGTCCACTCTTCCCAGAAGATCTAGAACTGGGTAAATACTGGCAGTACCTCTTTTTGATGCAGTATTGGGGTGGGCCAACTCAGTATGCTGCTGAGCGAGGGCACCCACGTTTGCGGATGCGCCATGCGCCTTTCCAGATTGATGCTGAAGCGCGTAATCATTGGGTCGAGCATATGTTAGCGGCTATTGATGAAGTTGGTATTCAAGAGCCTGCTCGTAGTATGATGCGTGATTACTTCGAAAGGGGTGCGAGCTTTATGATTAATCATATCGTACCGGATTCGTCTGCCGGGGGCGAATAAAGCGCATGACAAAAACTCGCCGACAACAAGAACGAGAAGACCAAATGCAGCAGCCGGAAAGTGCCAAGTCGGGTATTGTGGCACGGCTTGCAGCAGGGGTTCGCGCGTTGGCAGCACGGTTCATTGCCTTGCCTCGTTTAGTGAGAATCGTGCTCGTTGCGATCTTTGCTTTGGGCTGGGTGCTGCTGCTATTCGCACCGGTAGATATGATTTACTTCTATAATTTCTTCAGCATGGATACGCGCATTTTGCCATCGTATGTTTCGGCTGGTATTGGCTTGATAGTTTACTTAATTGGCTGGTATCTCCTAGTTGGTACGATTGGTCAGCGACTTCAGCCGAAGCTCAGCAGTGGGATCTACATCGTACTCGGTATTGGCGTGCTGTTATTAGACATCATACTCATTATCAGCGGCTTGGTAATACAAGCAACGAGTTATTAGGAGCGTCGCAGTTTGAAGCAGATCATGTGCGGTCTATGGATGACATGTGTTGTGCTTATCAGTGCTTGTACACCGGCAGCTGAGACAGGCTTACCGACACTTGCTGCTTTGCCGACAGAGGACGTTAACAGTGTCGAAGTTGCATCGACCCAAATAGATGCGCCAGTTGTTCGCCCTCGTTCAACGCTGCCCCCTACATTTACGCCATCGCCTGAGTCAACAGAGGCGCAGCCAACGCCGATCTTAGAGCCGACGCTAACCCGTTTACCCGTGACTTCTCCCCCTCGAGAGAGTGATGAGCGCCCCGAATGTGCCAATTTTAAGGTCGATTATGAGAATAGTGATCGGGAGTTTACGATAGGTACATCACCCCATGTGCAGTGGAGTGCGATGCCTAACGCGACATCCTATCTTCTGAAACTTGGCGATGAAACCGGGGTGGTACTGCGAGACGATATTTATGTAACGGATACATCCTATTCGTTTGATTCGGCTCAGTTTAAAGTCGGGGTCGCCTATGCCTGGTCAGTTTATCCGATTGACGCTATAGGCGACCAGATGTGTTATGTGCGAGGTGCGGAACTCATGGCTCAGTCCGGTTCCTGATCTTCCAGCCCAAGGATGTACTTCTCGAACGCTTCTGCTGTCCAGGGTAGGGCAGGCTTAAAAAAGTGATCATAAATAGCCTGTGCATAAACACGAATTTCGTATTGCGCGTCGCTTGCCATACGTAACCGCAAGAAATGCATCAGGTTGTGGGCATCAACCTTCGTGACCCAGGTGTAATACACGCTAAAACCGGGTAAGAACAGGCGTGCCATCTCTTTGGAGACGCCTGTATCCAGGGCATGTTGATACATGCGGTAGCCTGCTTCGTAATGCGCAACGAGTTGCTCTGTTAACTCAGCATTTTCTTCGTCAGTGACTTGGCCTTCGCTGGCTTGTTTGTTACTGGCTGATTGCCTACGCCAGATGTCAGGGACATAAAAATCATCTTCTTCAAAAGGCGTATAGCGTCCTGACTGTGCGTTCATGCTCCATGTGCGATGACGCACCCACTGCCACCATGTTACCAATGGTGCCCGAACGCGAAACTTAAACTCAACCATTTCAAAAGGTGACGTATGCCGATTCCTGAGCAGGTACATCAGCAGGCGTTTATCTTTTACAGGGCCTTTGCTCTCGCCCATAAAGCTGACGCGGGCTGCATTGACAATTGCTAGATCGCCGGAGATATCGGTTTTAGGGTTGGGCATTAAATCGACGAGTTCTATCCAGCCTTTATCCAGCACATTAATGCGCTTGCCGATGATTTCGTTTGTCACATGTTGCTCCATCTTTTGAGAGTTATTAACCAGGATGCCCTAACTGCTGAGCATCTGCAGTGCAAGCCTAATGCGTTCCTGGGCATCCTCAGGGGCATCTGATGGCAGGGATTGAACCGCTGTTTGTGCTTCTACTACGCTGAAGCCGAGCGCAATCAGCGCGTCCATGACGTCGCTGTTCACATCGCTGTAATCTGCTTCCGGGAATGCATCAAGACCAACCGGGATCTT
The Phototrophicus methaneseepsis DNA segment above includes these coding regions:
- a CDS encoding helicase C-terminal domain-containing protein — its product is MRGELVAFDLETTGLDIQNDAIIEIGAVRIVDGVIDAEYSTLINPGFAIPQETTYITGIDQRDVKDAPSLNMILPDFQRFVGDAPVIAHNAMFDVGFMRRYGMLTGNSPIDTVELASILMPQLPRYNLGSLVKLLDIDLENAHRALDDARATGKLYWLLWQKALNLPPSVIQEIARYGSGIDWDLNVFFKACAAETAQTGNGEFAIDFAENEQSIIPDRAAQTPSSRALITKEEIASILGPEGKLSQTINNYEYREQQVSMADSVADAFNNQQHVMIEAGTGTGKSLAYLVPAALWATENKERVVISTNTINLQEQLIQKDIPLLHDVIEQPFTAAVMKGRGNYLCPRRLAAMRRRLPTSIDELRMMVKLLVWLSETNTGDRGEITLRGNENYIWTRLSAQDEGCTTRRCIASMHGTCPYHQARQRAEAADLLVVNHALLVSDALNANGQTLPPYQHVIIDEAHQLEDAVTNGLNTRIDQVTLAQRLAELGGANRGLMGDILNQLRGAAPDKTVMKLEAFTQNVDMAVKAMLVHVTRFFETLADFVNDTGQNNKSQIRITESSRTLSEFTRVQIRWEQLSEFFDVIADAMTHILGTLHDLESSSIDIDDQINSVAATARYLSDVRHQIDAFANDADDNTVYWIHNAQYSDYIAIQTAPQHAGRYIEETLWQRKETIVLTSATMQTGNDFAYMKDRLHAERLRASTVGSPFDYEKSAMIYIPEDMPEPNRPNYQKMVERGIINLATALNGRVMVLFTSYSQLKETATNIAARLALGDIVVYDQATGTSRESLLDNFKSTEKAVLLGTRSFWDGVDIPGEDLSALVIVRLPFAVPTDPVFAARSEMYDDAFHNYAVPNAILRFRQGFGRLIRTQHDRGIVTIFDSRIINKKYGSQFLEALPACTVQRGPLDNLGAAAQHWLSTTKA
- a CDS encoding polyprenyl synthetase family protein, whose product is MTTQIAQQDALSRETPVNIDVAVQAVEDVMMEIVNSRVDVLRDASHHILGAGGKRIRPRLLMLCYLALGGTDVKFAAPPAAAVELMHTASVVHDDINDHGVLRRGRPSVNAKWGRTFALLTGDFLFTSVYQLMSPYSELNKILADAATALVEGETLQAAAVKNNEFTREAYARIIALKTAALFRAAGEMGARLADANEKFVEAMSSAAYNIGLAFQIVDDILDIVGDEEQLGKTSGIDIAQGRGFVSATESASSLEVQNGASADDVIDNVKRKLLEGNRLEEARAQAKGLIDMAVRQIGILPESAAKDELIALAQMVINRDH
- a CDS encoding globin: MSHTELSVFELVGGEPTFRALVDHFYARVEQDDVLRPLFPEDLELGKYWQYLFLMQYWGGPTQYAAERGHPRLRMRHAPFQIDAEARNHWVEHMLAAIDEVGIQEPARSMMRDYFERGASFMINHIVPDSSAGGE
- a CDS encoding HAD family hydrolase, which encodes MIKAILVDLDNTLIANPDHAFARAFLEHFQQYLQDTLGITNANALFKEAIHNWAAPTYWTETNQTRLAQLIADQGCVPLEAAVLELMRFYETILPVMATHVQPIVGAASALSSLLDFSLDIVIATNPFYPRVAIEQRMKLGQLPVDAPYAFVTSSEDMHYSKQNPAYYAEVVARVGVEPDEALVIGDHLENDILNAQKTGLHTLHIDGEQIPSFEEAIQRLTQSSDWRSHYSPHTIHPEMIIPQWHGNIAALFALLAKVEDHYWQQHPFDREWSILQILSHLLEAEKSTHRARLQQILAEDNPFIVAPPPPGPDIPIYSDDGYAIAEAFLAERKKTTELIQTLTAKDWERPAQHSIFSKTTLVEMAHFTAQHDRLHINQLCQTLGHCK
- the thyX gene encoding FAD-dependent thymidylate synthase, with translation MTNEIIGKRINVLDKGWIELVDLMPNPKTDISGDLAIVNAARVSFMGESKGPVKDKRLLMYLLRNRHTSPFEMVEFKFRVRAPLVTWWQWVRHRTWSMNAQSGRYTPFEEDDFYVPDIWRRQSASNKQASEGQVTDEENAELTEQLVAHYEAGYRMYQHALDTGVSKEMARLFLPGFSVYYTWVTKVDAHNLMHFLRLRMASDAQYEIRVYAQAIYDHFFKPALPWTAEAFEKYILGLEDQEPD
- a CDS encoding PstS family phosphate ABC transporter substrate-binding protein, producing MARWPRSAQQVTQIAWLFALALFMTLTTTIATAQENIEIVGSGIALPLLEDLATAAEQEVAVNVTGTGPGLQALCNGEASLVAVPRAINSDEDAACTENGVTYSELLIANDILAVVTNADSNLPTCLTTDVINTLLAPSAANRVSDWTGFVEQAADEAEAPEAPALSVYLPEAGTRTYALLDSLISGAGLRADATLADTATILSSVAETEGALGVVSLPDALAAGDSVSVLNINTASTGAGCVAPASETLEADTYTYGQPILLYVADSAREDLSDFLSLITSQDLANTLTEDGFVAVSESAQAINQAVIAGESEDGRQFTTAQTSFQVPASLTGEVVVSGTGAGYSYVNSALSTLTSAQTGLNVRYQIEGNAAGIRRLCNGEADIVITTTTLSDEQNAACEANEIVPVTMPLGTQATVLVAHAADEFAACLTTDQINTLWGATGEELPTNWNQVDASFPDQGVTLFAPSLGSIYGDIMMQYSAPLLPVRDDTETSADALYRAAATANVEGALTFMSWPDYVRVLDNEQANIQLVGVDAGNGCITPSEETITAGEYPLTLTTHLVTSQSALIDVNVQSILWTLFEDSNLSTLQTNGYVGLSGNVLPGLRQQLEREFSAASEAALASAPATDTDAETDTEADATDEAAEDTTDTTEEEVTEEAEATEEATEAPTEDATEEMTEEATEEATEEAEATEAATEEATEEAVEDVEATATSES
- a CDS encoding sensor histidine kinase encodes the protein MASLLISGGDAGRKFITLSVTSQILLVSEHIAQAEQITLYLQQHDFDVVVVDTFEELPNFQTADAVIGVPTPETFLLYSDLMALEVRPLLVWITDQYANLLGHIADVADAILPNHPLYIERQLSLLLNWRAELNKSNTADEPHGSETELLKNAIVRNVSHELRTPFLQVKSAVSLIAEEAKNESLVTYASNALSRLESIIQNITMLGSSLEYNPAPIILRDTVEGARRNLQRSNGNIASDDRIKLLIDDKLPPVMADRQGLTTVMRLLIENALKFSKEQVEIIARQEGGRAFIAVQDYGIGIPENKLKNIFELFYQIDGSTTRRYGGTGIGLALVKLILELHQSKIYVQSIPGQGSIFYFFLSLVDMDDNALVS